Proteins encoded within one genomic window of Pongo pygmaeus isolate AG05252 chromosome 4, NHGRI_mPonPyg2-v2.0_pri, whole genome shotgun sequence:
- the SMIM23 gene encoding small integral membrane protein 23 isoform X2, with amino-acid sequence MATQQVDSRRRVAAEQVAAQLLERRRGSHCNEKKQTLLALLILVLYLSTGISGSSWEVSERIRECNYYQNLVVSQGLEYQTNEPSEEPIKTIRNWLKENLHVFLEKLEEEVQELEQLVRDLELWLDALLGEPHQEEHCSTHKSHL; translated from the exons ATGGCAACCCAGCAAGTGGACAGCAGAAGGCGGGTGGCAGCAGAGCAGGTGGCAGCCCAGCTGCTTGAACGGAGAAGGGGCAGCCACTGTAATGAGAAGAAGCAG ACGCTGTTGGCATTGCTGATCTTGGTGCTGTACTTGAGCACAGGGATATCGG GAAGCAGTTGGGAGGTGTCAGAAAGGATCAGAGAATGTAACTACTACCAGAATCTTGTAGTTTCCCAG GGGCTTGAATATCAGACCAACGAGCCCTCAGAAGAACCGATAAAGACCATCAGGAACTGGCTGAAGGAGAACTTGCATGTCTTCTTGGAGAAGTTAGAGGAAGAGGTGCAAGAGCTGGAGCAGCTAGTGCGGGACCTGGAACTGTGGCTGGATGCTCTTCTGGGAGAGCCGCACCAGGAGGAGCACTGCTCCACACATAAAAGTCACTTGTGA
- the SMIM23 gene encoding small integral membrane protein 23 isoform X1 has translation MATQQVDSRRRVAAEQVAAQLLERRRGSHCNEKKQVRPSQTLLALLILVLYLSTGISGSSWEVSERIRECNYYQNLVVSQGLEYQTNEPSEEPIKTIRNWLKENLHVFLEKLEEEVQELEQLVRDLELWLDALLGEPHQEEHCSTHKSHL, from the exons ATGGCAACCCAGCAAGTGGACAGCAGAAGGCGGGTGGCAGCAGAGCAGGTGGCAGCCCAGCTGCTTGAACGGAGAAGGGGCAGCCACTGTAATGAGAAGAAGCAGGTGAGGCCAAGCCAG ACGCTGTTGGCATTGCTGATCTTGGTGCTGTACTTGAGCACAGGGATATCGG GAAGCAGTTGGGAGGTGTCAGAAAGGATCAGAGAATGTAACTACTACCAGAATCTTGTAGTTTCCCAG GGGCTTGAATATCAGACCAACGAGCCCTCAGAAGAACCGATAAAGACCATCAGGAACTGGCTGAAGGAGAACTTGCATGTCTTCTTGGAGAAGTTAGAGGAAGAGGTGCAAGAGCTGGAGCAGCTAGTGCGGGACCTGGAACTGTGGCTGGATGCTCTTCTGGGAGAGCCGCACCAGGAGGAGCACTGCTCCACACATAAAAGTCACTTGTGA